From the Eremothecium cymbalariae DBVPG#7215 chromosome 6, complete sequence genome, one window contains:
- the RAD54 gene encoding DNA-dependent ATPase RAD54 (similar to Ashbya gossypii AEL297W), with the protein MGRRKLPDRPPNGIGAGQRPSVRPRQLNSNETYCMLTRPFKVPFKVDKSSKHGERYGVRSTRRAVTSYSGLEVDMESEGRGPVKRVDALSAIRLLKESSRLEHIESTLRRSFTVPIKGYVQRHNIPLTLGTKLKVTPPPRPLHDPTEEFAIVLYDPTVDGELPDEVLRDDCEGAKENVAGSSNNGSKQGVTGGDESGTRPAKRTSTHPEMLSNGVRNKSLRELLGLTNTGGNKKFPSVPVVIDPKLAQVLRPHQVEGVRFLYRCVTGLVMKDFLDTQAVLKPLSESGARALEIGKNNLEEEEDSVRMLTSSPPALEEEAEAVCDKAALVAKAAPMLEGNRGAYGCIMADEMGLGKTLQCISLLWTLLRQGSQGRPTIDKCIIVCPSSLVNNWANEIVKWLGPNSLSPLAIDGKKSSLPNGSVSQSIKQWALSQGRNIVKPVLIISYETLRRNVDLLKHSKVGLMLADEGHRLKNGESLTFTSLDSINCSRRVILSGTPIQNDLSEYFALLSFSNPGLLGTRSQFRKNFELPILRGRDADATDKEIEEGQLKLQQLSQIVSKFIIRRTNDILSKYLPCKYEHVIFVNLSPMQKSIYQHFVKSRDVAKLVKGTGSQPLKAIGLLKKLCNHPDLLQLPEDIEGCDHLIPEDYRSSMAQHNRSGFRGHTAIQTCYSGKFSILERFLYKIRTESNDKIVLISNYTQTLDLIEMMCRYNHYGVLRLDGTMSINKRQKLVDRFNNPDGDEFIFLLSSKAGGCGINLIGANRLILVDPDWNPAADQQALARVWRDGQKKDCFIYRFISTGTIEEKIYQRQSMKMSLSSCVVDEKEDVERLFSSDNLRQLFQFDSVTACDTHTTFNCKRCKNGKQMVRAQAMLYGDATTWNHLHHGALAKTNDHLLKNEYQFDDISYVFQYISH; encoded by the coding sequence ATGGGTCGGCGGAAGTTACCAGATAGGCCGCCTAATGGGATTGGTGCTGGACAGCGACCTAGTGTGAGACCCAGGCAGTTGAATTCGAATGAGACATATTGCATGTTGACTAGGCCGTTCAAGGTACCGTTTAAAGTGGACAAGTCGTCGAAACATGGGGAGCGGTATGGGGTAAGGTCAACGCGGAGAGCAGTTACGAGCTATAGTGGGCTGGAAGTGGATATGGAGTCAGAGGGACGGGGGCCAGTGAAGAGGGTTGATGCGTTGTCGGCTATACGGCTGTTGAAGGAGTCCTCTCGACTGGAGCACATAGAGAGCACATTACGAAGATCATTTACGGTACCAATCAAGGGATATGTGCAAAGACATAACATACCGCTGACGTTGGGTACCAAGCTGAAAGTCACTCCTCCTCCGCGACCCTTGCATGATCCCACAGAGGAGTTTGCAATCGTTTTGTATGACCCCACGGTGGATGGTGAGCTTCCGGATGAGGTGCTCCGAGATGATTGTGAAGGCGCCAAGGAGAATGTGGCcggcagcagcaacaacgGAAGCAAACAGGGTGTAACTGGAGGTGATGAATCCGGGACTAGGCCTGCGAAAAGGACTTCGACACATCCCGAAATGCTTTCAAATGGTGTGCGGAATAAAAGTTTAAGAGAGCTATTGGGGTTAACAAACACTGGTGGGAACAAGAAATTTCCGAGCGTTCCTGTGGTTATCGATCCAAAACTGGCCCAGGTATTACGGCCGCACCAGGTAGAAGGAGTCAGGTTTTTGTATCGGTGTGTGACGGGCCTGGTGATGAAAGATTTCTTGGATACCCAGGCTGTGTTGAAACCGCTATCGGAGAGCGGAGCTCGTGCCTTAGAGATCGGCAAAAATAATctagaagaagaagaagactcTGTAAGAATGTTAACCTCTTCGCCTCCTGCCTTAGAAGAGGAAGCGGAGGCAGTATGCGATAAGGCAGCATTAGTTGCAAAAGCGGCACCAATGTTAGAAGGGAATCGCGGCGCATACGGTTGTATCATGGCTGATGAAATGGGGTTGGGTAAGACTTTGCAGTGCATTTCCTTGCTGTGGACTTTGCTTAGGCAAGGTTCACAAGGGAGACCTACGATTGACAAGTGTATTATAGTTTGTCCCTCATCATTGGTTAATAATTGGGCCAATGAGATTGTCAAATGGCTAGGTCCCAATTCGTTATCACCATTGGCGATCGATGGCAAAAAAAGTTCTTTACCAAATGGATCTGTTTCTCAGTCTATAAAACAATGGGCCCTCTCCCAAGGTCGCAATATCGTGAAACCGGTACTTATAATTTCTTATGAGACCTTGAGGCGAAATGTTGACCTGCTAAAGCATTCCAAAGTTGGCCTTATGCTAGCCGACGAGGGACATCGCTTGAAGAATGGCGAATCTCTTACGTTTACATCTCTAGATTCCATCAACTGCTCCAGAAGAGTTATATTATCTGGTACGCCCATCCAGAATGATTTATCCGAATATTTTGCATTGTTGAGTTTTAGTAACCCAGGTCTGCTGGGTACTAGAAGCCAATTTAGGAAAAATTTCGAACTTCCAATCTTACGTGGTCGCGATGCTGATGCTACTGACAAGGAGATCGAGGAAGGACAGCTCAAGTTGCAACAGTTATCGCAGATTGTATCcaagttcatcatcagacGCACCAATGATATCTTATCCAAATACTTACCATGTAAATACGAACATGTCATATTCGTCAACCTGTCACCCATGCAGAAGTCGATTTACCAGCACTTTGTAAAATCTAGGGATGTTGCCAAGCTGGTCAAGGGCACTGGCTCGCAGCCTTTGAAGGCTATTGgattattgaagaaattgtgTAACCATCCTGATTTATTACAACTGCCCGAGGATATCGAGGGCTGTGACCACTTAATCCCAGAAGACTACCGTAGCTCTATGGCACAGCATAATCGTAGCGGCTTTCGTGGCCACACTGCCATCCAGACTTGTTATTCGGGCAAGTTCTCTATCTTGGAACGATTCTTGTACAAGATCAGAACGGAATCAAATGACAAAATTGTACTCATTTCTAATTATACACAGACATTGGATTTAATTGAGATGATGTGCCGCTACAATCACTATGGAGTCTTAAGGCTAGATGGTACCATGTCAATTAACAAAAGGCAGAAACTTGTAGACAGGTTTAACAATCCAGACGGAGATGAATTCATTTTCCTACTAAGCTCTAAAGCAGGGGGATGCGGAATTAATCTAATCGGTGCTAATAGGTTGATTCTAGTCGATCCAGACTGGAATCCTGCAGCTGATCAACAAGCATTGGCCCGTGTTTGGAGAGATGGGCAGAAAAAGGACTGCTTTATTTATAGATTTATTAGTACCGGCACAATAGAGGAAAAAATTTACCAGAGACAATCAATGAAAATGAGTTTAAGTTCAtgtgttgttgatgagaagGAAGATGTTGAAAGGCTGTTTAGCTCTGATAATTTGAGACAATTGTTCCAGTTTGACTCAGTAACTGCTTGCGATACTCATACAACCTTTAATTGCAAAAGATGCAAAAATGGGAAGCAAATGGTAAGAGCTCAGGCCATGCTATATGGTGATGCCACTACTTGGAACCATCTCCACCATGGCGCCTTAGCAAAAACAAATGAtcatttattgaagaatgaATACCaatttgatgatatcaGTTACGTCTTCCAGTATATATCTCACTAA
- a CDS encoding uncharacterized protein (no homolog in Ashbya gossypii), producing the protein MFVAGKKSSLPCWGRIALCSPSDLMPHCKSPVYCLLAARSFLFPIPDRPSPTPRFLSLPASSLVSLCCLFFFLPGFFWRPVSVHPTRRHISQVGLERGRSRSRACLPVASSEDANDSVRSVD; encoded by the coding sequence ATGTTTGTGGCAGGcaaaaaatcatcattgCCCTGTTGGGGCCGAATTGCGCTCTGTTCGCCTTCCGATCTGATGCCGCACTGCAAGTCTCCGGTTTATTGTTTGTTGGCTGCTCgatcgtttctttttcccaTCCCAGATCGTCCCTCTCCAACACCCCGCTTCCTCTCGCTTCCTGCCTCTTCGCTCGTCTCTCTTTGTTGTctgttttttttccttcCAGGCTTCTTTTGGAGACCCGTTTCGGTTCACCCTACCAGACGACACATCTCTCAGGTCGGACTAGAACGAGGGCGCTCTCGCTCTCGGGCTTGTCTCCCTGTTGCCTCTTCTGAGGACGCGAACGACTCGGTACGTTCGGTCGACTGA
- a CDS encoding uncharacterized protein (no homolog in Ashbya gossypii) — MFSLDPQPSVCVLAAALPGPPLPVPLLLATWLQAGSCIMYVALRARLHRRWCATQQQLLSASRRKTYTLFRPQNEPKKARSLLHWVPGSNPFAMGFALPIEHY; from the coding sequence ATGTTTAGTCTAGATCCACAACCGAGCGTCTGTGTCCTCGCCGCCGCACTACCAGGACCACCGCTCCCAGTACCACTGCTACTGGCTACCTGGTTACAGGCGGGCTCTTGCATCATGTACGTCGCTTTGCGCGCGCGGCTGCACAGAAGATGGTGCGCCACCCAGCAACAGCTGCTCTCCGCGTCTCGGCGTAAAACGTACACTTTATTCAGACCACAAAACGAACCAAAAAAAGCTCGCTCGCTCCTGCATTGGGTTCCGGGCTCCAACCCCTTTGCAATGGGATTCGCTTTGCCGATTGAACATTACTAA
- a CDS encoding uncharacterized protein (no homolog in Ashbya gossypii), with the protein MAQILTHQPAGLTTGGGEASGLELMVSSSSSSGGQRRQRRRRPCGGASTTTSTPVTQHRRGCWAAALVRMLPSPPPLLCALSNNFSEKILQKEILHKLASSDT; encoded by the coding sequence ATGGCACAGATTCTGACGCACCAGCCCGCTGGCCTCACTACCGGTGGTGGTGAGGCCAGCGGACTGGAGCTGATGGTAagtagcagtagcagtAGCGGCGGGCAGCGGCGCCagcggcggcggcggccGTGTGGAGGTGCTAgtaccaccaccagcaccCCCGTTACTCAACACCGTAGGGGCTGCTGGGCCGCGGCGCTAGTCCGTATGCTTCCTTCTCCGCCTCCATTACTCTGTGCACTCTCGAATAATTTTTCCgaaaaaatattgcaaaaagaaatccTCCACAAACTTGCTTCTTCGGACACTTAG
- the SUT1 gene encoding Sut1p (similar to Ashbya gossypii AEL298C): MSSSIAINNHHADKSLPPLLLLPSVIHFEAHQGQSGGGGAGYDGGGGYDGATTPTSSYDSTMLHNDNDNDNNNNNNKPRSPYSESSNTSLSLERLALLAISKNEQFSSYPNDSYYNPRLSQKVLLQQQGSQEMHADHVPGAVMAAAGGGGGGPASISGGHSDRTTVTSLDTRSITPNAARSVLHYGASYNTPRSPESTRGVSVSPLMAHSNTNNGGGGFQSSEDCRRTSTPPPSSSHHQEPTVIAASKYKRQRTGPSCDICRSKKIKCDATISILFQDASVTSLFNNLLHSEVDIGELGMDWVSQIPEDIKQALLTKELTLLKHVDKLIAFKPCTSCFRRKNCFCTFSKGFTRADINVFTNLCIKSGQRDSIDQFNLNDYRNCGYQI; this comes from the coding sequence ATGTCTTCAAGTATAGCAATTAACAACCATCATGCAGACAAGTCGTTGCCTCCGCTGCTGTTGCTTCCGTCAGTGATCCATTTTGAGGCGCATCAAGGCCAGTCTGGCGGTGGCGGTGCTGGTTATGACGGTGGTGGAGGTTACGATGGGGCTACGACGCCGACGTCTTCGTACGATTCTACTATGTTGcataatgataatgacaatgataataataataataataataagcCTAGAAGTCCGTATTCTGAAAGTTCCAACACATCCTTAAGTTTGGAGCGTTTAGCGCTTCTGGCCATTAGTAAGAATGAGCAGTTTTCGAGCTATCCTAATGATTCGTACTATAATCCTCGTTTGTCACAAAAGGTGCTTCTGCAACAGCAGGGAAGTCAGGAAATGCATGCGGATCATGTTCCCGGCGCTGTTATGGCGGCAGCTGGTGGGGGTGGGGGGGGTCCTGCCTCTATTTCGGGTGGGCATTCAGACCGTACGACGGTGACATCTTTAGATACCAGAAGTATAACGCCCAATGCTGCCAGATCGGTACTGCATTATGGAGCTTCCTACAATACGCCGCGTTCCCCTGAGTCCACACGAGGTGTATCTGTCTCACCCCTCATGGCTCACAGTAATACCAATAATGGAGGAGGTGGGTTTCAGTCGTCGGAGGACTGCCGTCGGACGTCCACTCCGCCACCATCTTCCTCGCACCACCAGGAGCCAACGGTGATCGCTGCTTCTAAATATAAGAGGCAGCGTACTGGTCCCAGCTGTGATATCTGCCGTTCGAAGAAGATCAAATGTGATGCTACTATTTCGATTTTGTTCCAGGATGCGTCTGTGACGAGTCTGTTTAACAATCTTTTACACTCAGAGGTTGATATAGGAGAGCTTGGAATGGACTGGGTCAGCCAGATCCCGGAGGACATAAAGCAGGCTCTCTTAACAAAGGAGTTAACACTACTCAAACACGTTGATAAGCTTATTGCGTTCAAACCGTGTACCTCTTGTTTTAGGAGGAAAAACTGTTTCTGCACTTTCAGCAAGGGTTTTACCAGGGCAGACATTAACGTCTTTACAAACTTATGCATCAAGTCCGGTCAAAGGGATTCTATTGATCAATTTAACCTGAACGATTATAGAAATTGTGGTTACCAGATATGA
- a CDS encoding uncharacterized protein (similar to Ashbya gossypii AEL299W): protein MSHSKYTTVDPEDDILFSVDDEPNFNASTGDTGVEGITGGYSSADQTKNEVQKRGLFNALAPYYQITSEQLYHKIATSVMFGKVHSAELGPNANIEVYSTIWVIISVVVSLYISYGGKQLVEHMIAGSKISDDKGTYTVLLGVFFLFTGYVVAVPLILKAVVTYVFNENLGAVELIQWYGLSCVVWIPLALVSVLTSLLPKGWNALVEWLLTAVGGAYGFGIIYKQIQDDLNELSKKQAVSIAMVVLHFVFVIGVRHMIF from the coding sequence ATGAGCCATAGCAAGTATACCACTGTCGATCCTGAGGACGATATCCTCTTCtctgttgatgatgagccAAACTTCAACGCTTCTACCGGTGATACCGGGGTTGAGGGGATCACTGGTGGATATAGTAGTGCAGATCAGACGAAGAATGAAGTGCAGAAAAGGGGGTTGTTTAATGCACTTGCTCCGTACTATCAGATAACTAGTGAGCAGCTTTATCACAAGATTGCGACAAGCGTAATGTTTGGTAAGGTGCACAGTGCGGAGCTAGGTCCTAACGCCAACATTGAGGTGTACTCTACGATATGGGTGATTATCAGTGTTGTTGTCAGTCTTTATATATCGTATGGCGGTAAGCAGCTGGTGGAACACATGATTGCAGGAAGTAAGATAAGTGACGATAAAGGAACGTACACTGTGTTGCTGGGggtattctttttgtttacaGGGTACGTGGTTGCTGTTCCCTTAATATTGAAGGCTGTAGTCACATACGTGTTTAACGAGAACTTAGGCGCAGTAGAGCTGATACAGTGGTATGGTCTTAGCTGCGTTGTTTGGATACCTTTGGCACTAGTTAGTGTTTTAACAAGCCTCTTACCGAAGGGGTGGAATGCGTTAGTTGAATGGTTGCTTACAGCTGTAGGCGGAGCATATGGATTTGGTATTATTTACAAACAGATCCAGGACGATTTGAACGAATTATCTAAGAAACAAGCTGTTTCTATAGCTATGGTTGTATTGCATTTTGTATTTGTGATTGGAGTGAGACACATGATATTCTAA
- the FAR7 gene encoding Far7p (similar to Ashbya gossypii AEL293C) yields MEQEPHVMFMNPQTENLKNLYDLVQNLSELLNKNKQERNKLLREIDVLANRMHQSVSPKDYAKDVRVFDIFLKRRGIECEGNGEEGINLEYVWEQNKRLRAVLDQKSMLNRETSRLLGYHENSLAQVVKLLRDDVFKYHIELIEKCRRVFNEKVCQIEDLEFKAYIENISDIQDLINMSKVYQSLLRLE; encoded by the coding sequence ATGGAGCAAGAACCTCATGTTATGTTTATGAACCCTCAGACGGAAAATCTAAAGAATCTGTATGATCTGGTTCAAAACCTGTCGGAGCTgttgaacaagaacaagcAAGAACGGAATAAGTTACTCAGAGAGATCGATGTTTTGGCGAATAGGATGCATCAGAGCGTTTCTCCAAAAGACTATGCTAAGGATGTGCgtgtttttgatatttttctaaaacGACGGGGGATCGAGTGCGAAGGgaatggagaagaaggcaTTAACTTGGAATATGTTTGGGAGCAGAACAAAAGGCTAAGGGCCGTTTTAGACCAGAAGTCGATGCTGAATAGAGAAACATCTAGGTTACTTGGTTACCATGAAAATTCGTTAGCGCAGGTTGTGAAGTTATTGCGAGATGATGTGTTCAAATATCATATTGAACTGATAGAGAAATGCAGGCGTGTTTTCAATGAAAAGGTCTGCCAAATTGAGGATCTGGAATTTAAGGCGTACATAGAAAATATTTCAGACATACAGGACCTGATTAATATGTCTAAAGTATACCAATCGTTATTACGTTTGGAGTAG
- the REC8 gene encoding Rec8p (similar to Ashbya gossypii AEL292W) has protein sequence MAPYPSILLQYEDGNRNGQSGISIAWLLSNFGSSAATVTSVASNGGLTGSKCKKKDIINLSIPDTCQVISKTGVEMPLRFSSNLLYGVTVCYSKKTDFILSDVVQIKGQLQRKLFGLESQLRQNRGVAMEGRQKEVVGAQEFLNDDPLFDIGQWCNLRFDVGNDNGERQKKEIKQQDFLQEVNNNDESFLDNRSVAGGGRMRTMDDDLGSIDMDLNFDIDDLVSDDGGRQDELGSETSDENSKFELNFNDPFSNEHDKLPDVMEGSLLQEENNETTSSVKRPFGEGEDMDSEDGDAANNTTSESNPKRKMAKHNAVVFGRIVHDEKIGLLTDTLRANHKDYVELMEVQNSKTGGAGTKNDTMTWKDLLFLNSQPAFLQKAYQNLLDPDHEESGTLYFERGRSLAHVYSSLSSSRSSSVMSTEQGRRMAPNLETTRRSSQSDAHANFLPVFLEDEPFPEDYNFGGDDEGFQNENFMNTNLLPSSIGRISSRYSTADSGEQVEILRNAVNIQGRSMTTKRTGTDSSQHSDSSYQQAVSLGSDISKGQPIVLDEQNRKFYAYIKERADFVGKTTRSHPPFHKKLLFEDLIPSKISQQEADNPHEFKPVSKRIAATAFLSLLNLASKELIQLETFELENKCEVMKGDDVIIYC, from the coding sequence ATGGCACCCTATCCTTCTATTTTGCTTCAGTACGAGGATGGTAATCGTAATGGTCAATCAGGAATTTCTATTGCGTGGTTGTTGTCGAATTTTGGATCTTCAGCTGCAACAGTAACGTCAGTCGCGTCGAATGGTGGTCTAACCGGGTCTAAATGTaagaaaaaagatattatcaatttaTCGATTCCAGATACCTGTCAGGTTATCTCGAAGACTGGGGTCGAGATGCCTTTGCGGTTCAGTTCGAATTTGCTTTATGGGGTTACGGTGTGTTATTCTAAGAAGACAGATTTCATTCTTTCCGATGTGGTGCAAATCAAGGGTCAGTTGCAAAGAAAGTTATTTGGTTTGGAATCACAGTTGAGGCAGAACCGGGGTGTTGCAATGGAGGGGAGGCAGAAGGAGGTTGTTGGAGCGCAggagtttttgaatgatgATCCGTTGTTTGATATTGGACAATGGTGTAATTTAAGGTTTGATGTTGGAAACGACAACGGGGAGAGACAGAAGAAGGAGATTAAACAACAGGACTTTTTACAGGAGGTTAATAATAACGACGAGTCGTTTTTGGACAATAGATCAGTTGCTGGGGGTGGCAGGATGAGAACGATGGATGACGATTTGGGGTCGATTGATATGGACTTGAACTTCGATATTGACGATTTGGTAAGTGACGATGGTGGGCGTCAAGATGAGTTGGGGTCTGAGACAAGTGATGAAAATTCTAAATTCGAGTTAAATTTTAATGATCCATTTAGCAATGAGCACGATAAGCTTCCAGATGTGATGGAGGGGTCCTTGTTACAGGAGGAGAACAAtgaaacaacttcttcagtaAAGAGGCCATTTGGAGAGGGGGAAGACATGGACAGTGAGGATGGTGATGCCGCTAATAATACTACATCCGAGTCAAACCCAAAAAGGAAGATGGCGAAGCACAatgctgttgtttttggaagGATAGTACATGATGAGAAGATAGGTCTATTAACCGACACGCTAAGGGCGAATCATAAAGACTACGTTGAACTAATGGAAGTACAAAATAGTAAAACAGGTGGAGCTGGCACTAAAAATGACACTATGACATGGAAAGATCTCTTATTTCTTAACAGTCAACCAGCTTTTTTACAAAAAGCGTATCAAAACTTGCTGGATCCAGATCACGAGGAAAGCGGCACTCTATACTTTGAAAGAGGTAGATCATTAGCCCATGTTTActcttctctctcttcCTCGAGATCCAGCAGTGTTATGAGTACTGAGCAAGGTAGAAGAATGGCTCCTAATCTGGAAACTACAAGAAGATCTAGCCAAAGCGATGCTCACGCTAACTTTTTACCTGTGTTCTTAGAAGATGAACCATTTCCGGAAGACTACAACTTTGGAGGTGATGACGAAGGTTTTCAAAACGAAAACTTCATGAACACTAATTTATTGCCCTCCAGCATTGGACGTATTTCAAGCAGATATAGTACAGCAGATTCAGGTGAGCAGGTAGAAATATTACGTAATGCGGTGAACATCCAAGGGAGGTCCATGACTACCAAAAGAACCGGCACCGATTCATCACAGCACAGTGACAGCTCATATCAACAAGCTGTTTCTTTGGGTTCAGACATATCCAAAGGACAGCCCATAGTCCTGGACGAACAAAATAGAAAGTTCTATGCTTATATCAAAGAAAGAGCGGACTTTGTTGGAAAGACAACCAGATCACATCCACCATTTCACAAAAAATTGTTATTTGAGGACTTAATTCCAAGCAAAATATCCCAACAAGAAGCAGATAATCCTCATGAGTTTAAACCAGTTAGCAAACGAATTGCAGCGACAGCGTTTTTGTCACTATTAAATCTAGCTTCAAAGGAACTAATTCAATTAGAGacttttgaattggaaaacaaaTGTGAAGTTATGAAAGGAGATGATGttataatatattgctAG
- the RSC4 gene encoding Rsc4p (similar to Ashbya gossypii AEL291C): MPPRKRKVSESADTAVEQVPIQRRYVSGKQPRAQEPLPTVDNRNPLNPEEELFKDEDWSIPKLNLYITYTLDDLVEAYKPIFKDFIKLPSRKFHPGYFYKIEQPISINEIKNRDYEYKDGEKQFLLDVELIRKNCYAYNDTDSLIVKNSMQAVNYVKSEVLKAKNITRNYLINDQIKERLLRLLEQVLEATEKSVAQVMGYPTENTDHKIKLCHPFMELVNQDEFPDYYEVIHKPISLTMIKNNLQMSYYSKIYDFYADIDLLFQNAQVFNEPDTLIYQDAEKLLNIFHKLMSESFFPELKDSSERGEIQLDYDKVEYEQYLANTEHEDENGSDDDNNDDYDFNHYEGLGNGYNRSLLPSDYLLGPSKSEDKGKSFKSEESEQPDIVKFNILKSLASAASAPTTTTATAITATNESAPVTQQSSESYILIDSIELSSSNAIYEQATRPLQGTLPSLNQNWVEFYFDGKTLNDANNKFVLTLPPIQTAITFKVRLCSKISETSPAVFFVNKEKVSATPTMNIEDNELRPRYDVRLSEGVNCLDFSMQDSKQNKTESVKLWINVLP; this comes from the coding sequence ATGCCTCCGAGGAAGAGAAAAGTTTCCGAGTCAGCGGACACTGCTGTGGAGCAAGTTccaattcaaagaagatatGTGTCAGGGAAACAGCCGAGAGCACAGGAACCACTTCCAACCGTTGATAATAGGAATCCGTTAAATCCGGAGGAGGAGTTGTTTAAGGATGAGGACTGGTCTATTCCGAAGTTGAATTTGTATATTACGTATACTTTGGACGATTTGGTGGAGGCTTATAAGCCaatattcaaagattttatCAAGTTACCGAGCCGGAAGTTTCACCCtggatatttttataaaatcGAGCAGCCGATTTCTATCAATGAGATTAAGAATCGTGACTATGAGTATAAGGATGGTGAGAAGCAATTTTTGTTGGATGTGGAGTTGATCAGGAAGAATTGTTATGCGTATAACGATACTGATTCGCTTATTGTAAAAAATTCTATGCAAGCAGTTAATTATGTGAAAAGTGAGGTTTTAAAGGccaaaaatattacaaGGAATTACTTGATCAATGATCAAATCAAGGAACGCTTGTTGAGGTTACTAGAACAGGTGTTGGAGGCGACTGAGAAGTCGGTCGCTCAGGTGATGGGATATCCTACGGAGAACACGGATCACAAGATAAAGTTATGCCATCCATTTATGGAATTGGTGAATCAGGATGAGTTTCCGGATTATTATGAAGTTATACACAAACCGATATCTTTAACTATGATAAAGAACAACTTGCAGATGAGTTACTATTCCAAGATATATGATTTTTATGCGGATATTGATTTGCTTTTCCAGAATGCGCAAGTTTTCAATGAACCTGATACCCTTATATATCAGGATGCTGAAAAATTgctaaatatatttcacAAATTGATGTCTGAAAGTTTCTTCCCTGAATTAAAGGACAGCAGTGAACGTGGGGAAATCCAATTGGACTATGATAAGGTGGAATATGAACAATATTTGGCTAATACAGAGcatgaagatgaaaatggCAGTGATGACGACAACAATGATGATTATGATTTTAATCACTATGAAGGGTTGGGAAATGGCTATAATCGGAGTCTCCTACCCAGCGACTATTTGCTGGGTCCTAGTAAGTCAGAAGATAAGGGGAAGAGCTTCAAATCAGAGGAGTCAGAACAGCCAGATATAGtaaaatttaatatattaaaatcgCTTGCTAGTGCTGCTAGTGCTCCTACTACAACCACCGCCACGGCCATCACCGCCACCAATGAAAGTGCACCTGTCACACAACAAAGCTCCGAGTCATACATATTGATTGACAGTATCGAACTTTCCTCGTCTAATGCTATATATGAACAAGCAACTCGTCCATTGCAAGGAACGCTACCATCGCTAAACCAAAACTGGGTTGAATTTTATTTCGATGGCAAGACTTTAAACGAtgctaataataaatttgttttaaCCCTCCCACCTATTCAAACAGCTATCACGTTCAAAGTACGCCTATGCTCAAAGATCTCTGAAACTTCCCCAGCTGTATTCTTTGTTAACAAGGAGAAAGTTAGTGCAACCCCCACAATGAATATAGAGGATAATGAACTGCGGCCAAGGTATGATGTTAGATTATCTGAGGGTGTGAATTGTCTAGATTTCTCCATGCAGGATTCCAAGCAGAATAAGACAGAAAGTGTTAAATTGTGGATAAATGTTCTACCTTGA
- the MEH1 gene encoding Meh1p (similar to Ashbya gossypii AEL290C), whose protein sequence is MGIIFSCCSDDGDGEQDPLLDNQLGYGSQGSTNEDHHVLEQELQQKLLQRERELTVIVNNTNDKLIDISMMSNSGIVVQSHDLEDLESEDPSRSNFVTMDSIRIPKEVRSKVGQLHQDLFHGLETQLKVNTNGPLVVTL, encoded by the coding sequence ATGGGCATTATATTCAGCTGCTGTTCAGACGATGGTGATGGAGAACAGGATCCTCTCTTAGATAACCAGCTAGGTTATGGTTCCCAAGGTAGTACCAATGAGGACCACCATGTCCTTGAACAAGaactacaacaaaaattgttgCAAAGGGAGCGGGAGCTCACCGTGATTGTAAATAACACAAACGATAAATTAATTGATATTAGTATGATGAGCAACAGTGGAATAGTAGTTCAGAGCCATGACTTGGAAGATCTGGAGTCTGAAGACCCTTCGCGCAGCAATTTTGTCACTATGGATTCTATCCGCATTCCAAAGGAGGTACGCTCGAAGGTCGGCCAATTGCATCAAGATTTATTCCACGGGTTGGAAACACAGTTGAAGGTCAATACTAATGGTCCCCTAGTCGTCACCCTATAA